The following coding sequences are from one Acidobacteriota bacterium window:
- a CDS encoding hemerythrin domain-containing protein, with protein MQTEIRTQPSTGSAPGNESLTAVVKFILETHHVFTRAAIASLPPLAAIARSRHGDAHPETLLVERLVRRLVEDLGPHMLKEERILFPYIESLEGPTRGGDACFPSVQNPIRVMLREHEAVEEILGELRAVTADYTLPEGACESFRALYAGLVDLEADLKRHIRIENDVLFPGAIALEVG; from the coding sequence ATGCAGACCGAGATTCGCACACAGCCCTCGACCGGCTCCGCTCCCGGGAACGAGTCCCTGACGGCCGTCGTGAAGTTCATCCTCGAGACGCACCACGTCTTCACCCGCGCGGCGATCGCGTCCCTCCCGCCTCTCGCCGCGATCGCGCGCAGCCGCCACGGCGACGCGCACCCCGAGACCCTCCTGGTCGAACGGCTGGTCCGCCGACTCGTGGAAGACCTCGGGCCGCACATGCTCAAGGAGGAGCGGATCCTCTTCCCGTACATCGAGTCGCTCGAAGGACCGACACGGGGAGGCGACGCCTGCTTCCCCAGCGTGCAGAACCCGATCCGCGTGATGCTGCGCGAGCACGAGGCCGTCGAGGAGATCCTCGGAGAGCTGCGCGCCGTCACGGCGGACTACACGCTCCCCGAAGGCGCGTGCGAGTCCTTCCGTGCGCTCTACGCCGGCCTCGTGGACCTCGAGGCCGACCTGAAGCGCCACATCCGCATCGAGAACGACGTGCTCTTTCCCGGGGCGATCGCGCTGGAGGTCGGCTGA
- a CDS encoding GNAT family N-acetyltransferase, producing the protein MSPDGPAPAPPPDLAPQDVVLRFLESTGRPSEARLYLDLFRARPREQFAAIAIDANVMSGAADAVVQDLRFLAALDLYPTVVLGIFQPADAAAHARVLTRHLEAEGVTVETLAASEAGLAGRLTAAAAAGRVPAVVFEPAAGEQPGDRIARLGVLLRELQTRKLLFLHRPGGLRQGGALVPLVNLTTDVPALVASKEISRKERLILEGARPLCEEAAPLPFTVAITSPLNVLRELFTVKGAGTLLRRGARIARREGWDGVDVARLRELLASSFGRAPLDAFFETTPSHVYLEEAYRGCAILVDTPLGAYLTKFAVSPEAQGEGIARDLWEALAADAPVVFWRARRTNPISEWYMKLCDGLVRVPGWTIYWKGLAADAIPAAIAWAVKQPVDIPRDGE; encoded by the coding sequence ATGAGCCCCGACGGCCCCGCGCCCGCCCCGCCGCCCGACCTTGCTCCGCAGGACGTCGTCCTCCGGTTCCTCGAGAGCACGGGCCGCCCGTCCGAGGCGCGGCTCTACCTCGACCTCTTTCGCGCGCGCCCGCGCGAGCAGTTCGCGGCGATCGCGATCGACGCGAACGTCATGTCCGGCGCGGCCGACGCCGTCGTGCAGGATCTGCGCTTCCTCGCCGCGCTCGACCTCTATCCGACCGTCGTCCTCGGGATCTTCCAGCCCGCCGACGCCGCGGCGCACGCCCGCGTTCTCACCCGCCATCTCGAAGCCGAAGGCGTCACCGTCGAGACCCTGGCCGCGTCGGAGGCCGGGCTGGCCGGCCGACTCACGGCGGCGGCCGCCGCGGGGCGCGTTCCCGCCGTCGTCTTCGAGCCGGCGGCGGGCGAGCAGCCCGGCGACCGGATCGCGCGCCTCGGCGTCCTCCTGCGCGAGCTCCAGACGCGGAAGCTCCTCTTTCTCCACCGGCCCGGAGGACTCCGCCAGGGCGGCGCCCTCGTCCCGCTCGTGAACCTCACGACCGACGTGCCCGCTCTCGTCGCGAGCAAGGAAATCTCGCGCAAGGAGCGGCTCATCCTCGAGGGGGCGCGCCCGCTTTGCGAGGAGGCCGCGCCGCTCCCCTTCACGGTCGCGATCACCTCTCCGCTGAACGTCCTCCGCGAGCTGTTCACGGTGAAGGGCGCCGGCACGCTCCTCCGCCGCGGAGCGCGCATCGCGCGCCGCGAGGGCTGGGACGGCGTGGACGTGGCCCGCCTGCGCGAGCTTCTCGCGTCGAGCTTCGGGCGGGCGCCGCTGGACGCGTTCTTCGAGACGACGCCTTCGCACGTCTACCTCGAGGAGGCCTACCGCGGCTGCGCGATCCTCGTGGACACGCCGCTCGGCGCGTACCTCACGAAGTTCGCCGTGTCGCCGGAGGCGCAGGGCGAGGGCATCGCGCGGGACCTCTGGGAGGCCCTCGCGGCGGACGCGCCGGTCGTCTTCTGGCGCGCGCGCCGGACGAACCCGATCAGCGAGTGGTACATGAAGCTGTGCGACGGCCTGGTGCGCGTGCCGGGCTGGACGATTTACTGGAAGGGCCTCGCGGCGGACGCGATCCCGGCGGCGATCGCGTGGGCCGTCAAGCAGCCGGTCGACATCCCGCGCGACGGGGAGTGA
- the nhaR gene encoding transcriptional activator NhaR — MNRLNYHHLQVFWTAAREGGVTRASEKLHVSQPTVTSQIRALEIALGTRLFRRSGRRLTLTDAGRSAYRYADEIVGLGRDLLVTMKGGRPAREVRLTVGVADVLSKLIAYRIVEPALRLPEPVRLEAIEDTPERLLAELALFALDVVLADAPVGPTTRVRAYSHLLGECAVSVFGADRLARAHRRGFPRSLDGAPFLLPRQQSALRVALDDWFEREGVKPRIVGEFDDSALMAAVGQAGLGLFPAPSPIASEVCRQYGVRSIGTIEPVRQRFYAITVDRKLKHPAVIAICEAARRKLFP; from the coding sequence GTGAACCGCCTCAACTACCACCATCTCCAGGTCTTCTGGACCGCGGCGCGGGAGGGCGGCGTCACGCGAGCGAGTGAGAAGCTGCACGTCTCGCAGCCGACCGTGACGTCGCAGATCCGGGCGCTCGAGATCGCGCTCGGCACGAGGCTCTTCAGGCGCTCGGGCCGGCGCCTGACGCTCACGGACGCGGGGCGCTCTGCCTATCGTTACGCCGACGAGATCGTCGGGCTCGGCCGGGACCTTCTGGTCACGATGAAGGGTGGCCGGCCGGCACGCGAGGTGCGGCTGACGGTCGGTGTTGCCGACGTGTTATCCAAGCTGATCGCCTACCGGATCGTGGAACCCGCTCTCAGGCTTCCCGAACCCGTGCGCCTGGAGGCGATCGAGGACACGCCGGAACGCCTCCTGGCGGAGCTCGCGCTCTTCGCTCTCGATGTCGTCCTTGCGGACGCACCCGTCGGACCGACGACCAGGGTCCGTGCCTACAGCCACCTGCTGGGAGAGTGCGCGGTTTCCGTGTTCGGCGCCGACCGACTGGCCAGGGCTCACCGGCGCGGTTTCCCCCGCTCTCTCGACGGGGCTCCCTTTCTGCTTCCCAGGCAGCAGTCGGCCCTGCGCGTCGCCCTCGACGACTGGTTCGAGCGCGAGGGAGTCAAGCCCCGTATCGTCGGTGAGTTCGACGACAGCGCCCTCATGGCGGCCGTCGGACAGGCCGGGCTGGGTCTTTTCCCGGCGCCGTCACCCATTGCGAGCGAGGTGTGCCGCCAGTACGGCGTTCGCTCGATCGGAACGATCGAGCCGGTCCGTCAGAGGTTCTACGCCATCACGGTCGATCGAAAACTCAAGCACCCGGCGGTGATTGCGATCTGCGAGGCTGCCCGGCGCAAGCTCTTCCCTTGA
- a CDS encoding HPF/RaiA family ribosome-associated protein, whose amino-acid sequence MTISVRGYGMHVSRKIRRLVDRRVAFELSRFGRQVRAVTVNLEDLNGPRGGIDKRCAMQADLAPGGSVRVEKTDGELRAAIGRTAARLAHAVARALERRRDATTRWLGERRGARAPEGRACG is encoded by the coding sequence ATGACGATCAGCGTACGCGGCTACGGGATGCACGTGAGTCGGAAGATCCGCAGGCTCGTGGACCGTCGCGTGGCCTTCGAGCTCTCCCGATTCGGCCGGCAGGTGAGGGCCGTGACCGTCAACCTCGAGGATCTGAACGGCCCCCGCGGCGGCATCGACAAGCGCTGCGCGATGCAGGCCGACCTCGCCCCCGGGGGCAGCGTGCGGGTGGAAAAGACGGACGGCGAGCTTCGCGCGGCCATCGGCCGCACGGCGGCGCGGCTCGCTCACGCGGTCGCGCGCGCGCTGGAGCGCCGACGCGACGCGACGACGCGCTGGCTCGGAGAACGGCGAGGCGCGAGGGCGCCTGAGGGGCGCGCCTGCGGTTGA
- a CDS encoding carbonic anhydrase: protein MSDDAGPRLTAEEALLRLKEGNARFMRGEARFPTVQKDVLAALAKGQHPFVTILGCSDSRVPPELVFDAGFGQLFVVRLAGNVLSPEVAGTLQYAGVHLKTPLFVVLGHEGCGAVQAALRSLREGTRERSRIEALLQNILPGLQDVDPGLSQDEQMRAAVEANVRWTVSRIMATPEAQEREKEGVMRLVGAVFEFSTGAVRFLDGP, encoded by the coding sequence ATGAGCGACGACGCCGGGCCGCGACTGACCGCCGAAGAGGCGCTCCTGCGCCTGAAGGAAGGGAACGCGCGCTTCATGCGCGGCGAGGCGCGTTTCCCCACCGTGCAGAAGGACGTCCTCGCCGCCCTCGCGAAGGGCCAGCACCCCTTCGTGACCATCCTCGGCTGCAGCGACTCGCGCGTCCCGCCCGAGCTCGTCTTCGACGCGGGGTTCGGCCAGCTGTTCGTGGTGCGCCTCGCCGGCAACGTCCTGTCACCCGAGGTCGCCGGCACGCTGCAATACGCGGGCGTCCACCTGAAGACGCCGCTCTTCGTCGTTCTCGGGCACGAAGGGTGCGGCGCCGTGCAGGCCGCGCTCCGCTCGCTTCGCGAGGGCACGCGCGAGCGGAGCCGCATCGAGGCGCTGCTCCAGAACATCCTGCCGGGCCTCCAGGACGTCGACCCGGGTCTTTCGCAGGACGAGCAGATGCGCGCCGCCGTCGAAGCGAACGTCCGGTGGACCGTCAGCCGGATCATGGCGACCCCGGAGGCGCAGGAGCGGGAGAAGGAAGGCGTGATGCGGCTCGTCGGCGCCGTCTTCGAGTTCTCGACGGGCGCCGTGCGGTTCCTGGACGGACCCTAG
- a CDS encoding DUF2062 domain-containing protein, with protein MSETKPAERRARSWFPHFRALWDRVLREHASPARVGFAVGVGVLVGCSPFLGLQVAIAALLAIVFRLNKLAVFLGLQISAPPLLPLVLFAGAQLGELVRHGHLLRMDRVAFQAMPAGELVRLLFFDILAGGTVLGLVLGTALGTAAARTATRWASPEVRLSRDEMAQFGARLPGLPFPLRQYVRWKILFDPVYAVVASRLKGVRETLDLGAGLGIMAAVLVHRDPERRVVAVEWDARKAAAARHFLSGLPQVDVVCADARLFPTEPVESILLLDILHYGEPAAQDDWLGRCASALKPGGVLIVRENDASSRGTLAEGFERLAVKLGWNRGHGFHPQRRADLVHRLESVGLGVETIRNSAAMAGLTLLVARRPLALERAQPAAPARLARAGPFSFPNG; from the coding sequence GTGTCGGAGACCAAACCGGCGGAGCGACGGGCGCGCTCGTGGTTTCCGCACTTTCGAGCGCTGTGGGACCGGGTTCTCCGCGAGCACGCTTCGCCCGCGCGGGTCGGGTTCGCGGTCGGAGTCGGCGTTCTGGTCGGCTGCAGCCCGTTTCTCGGCCTTCAAGTCGCGATCGCGGCGCTTCTCGCCATCGTTTTCCGACTCAACAAGCTGGCGGTGTTCCTGGGTCTCCAGATCTCGGCCCCGCCCCTCCTGCCCCTCGTCCTCTTCGCCGGAGCTCAGCTCGGAGAGCTCGTCCGCCACGGCCACCTTCTTCGGATGGACCGGGTCGCGTTCCAGGCGATGCCGGCGGGAGAGCTCGTGCGTCTTCTCTTCTTCGACATCCTGGCGGGAGGGACGGTGCTCGGGCTCGTACTCGGGACGGCGCTCGGAACGGCGGCCGCGAGGACGGCGACTCGCTGGGCTTCGCCAGAAGTCCGTCTTTCCCGCGACGAGATGGCGCAGTTCGGGGCTCGCCTGCCCGGCTTGCCCTTTCCGCTCCGTCAGTACGTCCGATGGAAGATCCTCTTCGACCCGGTCTACGCGGTCGTCGCTTCCCGACTGAAGGGCGTCCGCGAGACCCTCGACCTCGGAGCCGGGTTGGGGATCATGGCCGCGGTGCTCGTCCATCGGGATCCCGAGCGGCGCGTCGTCGCCGTGGAGTGGGATGCGCGAAAGGCGGCCGCGGCGAGGCACTTCCTCTCCGGGCTGCCCCAGGTCGACGTCGTCTGCGCCGATGCGCGGCTCTTCCCGACCGAACCGGTCGAATCGATTCTCCTGCTCGACATCCTCCACTACGGCGAGCCGGCCGCCCAGGACGACTGGCTCGGCCGGTGTGCGTCCGCGCTGAAACCCGGAGGGGTCCTGATCGTCCGGGAGAATGACGCGTCTTCCCGGGGAACATTGGCGGAGGGGTTCGAGAGGCTCGCGGTCAAACTCGGCTGGAATCGAGGGCACGGCTTTCATCCTCAAAGGAGGGCCGATCTCGTCCATCGGCTCGAGAGCGTCGGACTGGGCGTCGAGACGATCAGGAACAGTGCGGCAATGGCCGGCCTTACGCTGCTCGTCGCGCGCAGGCCGCTCGCCCTCGAACGGGCGCAGCCTGCCGCTCCGGCCCGGCTCGCGAGAGCCGGCCCGTTTTCATTTCCGAACGGCTAG
- a CDS encoding carbamate kinase, with amino-acid sequence MTRTAVIAIGGNSLITDKEHQRVPDQYQACSETCRHIAPLLRDPDLRLVITHGNGPQVGFILRRSELASKELHPVPLDSCVADTQGALGYHLQLALFNEFRRLGFEKAAATVVTLCLVDRADPAFEKPNKPIGSFLSKADADLRRAADGWDMVEDAGRGWRRVVASPAPKAILQLGAVKSLLDAGFVVVAAGGGGIAVVEDAAGMIRGAAAVIDKDHASSLLARQLGAELLVISTGVEKVSLDFGTPQQKEIERMTVAEARRFMAEGHFKAGSMLPKIEAVVAFLEGGGREAIITDPAHVGLALAGKAGTHVVP; translated from the coding sequence GTGACCAGGACGGCCGTCATCGCCATCGGCGGGAACTCGCTCATCACGGACAAGGAGCACCAGCGTGTCCCGGACCAGTACCAGGCGTGCTCCGAAACGTGCCGCCACATCGCGCCGCTCCTCCGGGACCCGGACCTCCGGCTCGTGATCACGCACGGGAACGGCCCGCAGGTGGGCTTCATCCTGCGCCGGTCGGAGCTCGCGTCGAAGGAGCTCCACCCCGTGCCCCTGGACTCGTGTGTTGCAGATACTCAGGGCGCGCTCGGCTACCACCTCCAGCTCGCGCTCTTCAACGAGTTCCGTCGGCTGGGCTTCGAGAAGGCCGCGGCCACGGTCGTGACGCTCTGCCTCGTGGACCGGGCCGATCCCGCGTTCGAGAAGCCGAACAAGCCCATCGGATCTTTCCTGTCGAAGGCGGATGCGGACCTCCGTCGCGCGGCGGACGGGTGGGACATGGTCGAGGACGCCGGGCGCGGATGGCGGCGCGTCGTCGCCTCTCCGGCGCCGAAGGCGATCCTCCAGCTCGGCGCGGTGAAGAGCCTCCTCGACGCGGGCTTCGTCGTCGTTGCGGCGGGCGGAGGCGGGATCGCCGTCGTCGAGGACGCCGCGGGGATGATCCGGGGCGCGGCCGCGGTCATCGACAAGGACCACGCGTCGAGCCTTCTCGCCCGCCAGCTGGGCGCCGAGCTTCTCGTCATCTCGACGGGCGTCGAGAAGGTCTCCCTCGACTTCGGCACCCCACAGCAGAAGGAGATCGAACGGATGACCGTCGCCGAGGCGCGACGGTTCATGGCCGAGGGCCACTTCAAGGCGGGGAGCATGCTCCCGAAGATCGAAGCCGTCGTCGCCTTCCTCGAGGGAGGCGGCCGCGAGGCGATCATCACGGATCCTGCGCACGTCGGCCTCGCCCTCGCCGGCAAGGCAGGCACGCACGTCGTCCCGTGA
- a CDS encoding helix-turn-helix transcriptional regulator: protein MLDVTIDWLYVGPMVQISRYRCHAAGCAVGREQRQPAHVIGFPHSGVFALHQGRERLTVEQGTVLFLNHGAPYRTSHPCGGGDHGAAIAVRPDVLVEALARFDPTVRDRPGAPFRTALGATSSRTYLLQRLLHLRVSRRRDPHSLELEEAALALVGEVAAAACRWDGSAPPLRPLRERHCDAVHSVRALLAFKLGEPVSLEDVGRAVGVSPFHLCRVFRAVTGTTISRYRHTLRLRAALERVASPDADLSAVAMDHGYSSHSHFTVAFRREFGMTPTEFRRAAARSRRNVAGLRAPRARC, encoded by the coding sequence ATGCTCGACGTAACGATCGACTGGCTGTACGTCGGCCCGATGGTCCAGATCTCGCGATACCGATGCCACGCGGCGGGCTGCGCCGTCGGGAGAGAGCAGCGGCAGCCGGCCCACGTGATCGGCTTTCCGCATTCCGGTGTCTTCGCGCTTCACCAGGGGCGCGAGCGCCTCACGGTCGAGCAGGGGACCGTTCTTTTCCTCAACCATGGCGCGCCCTATCGCACGAGTCACCCCTGCGGAGGCGGCGACCACGGTGCCGCGATCGCCGTCCGCCCGGACGTCCTCGTCGAGGCTCTCGCGAGGTTCGACCCGACGGTCCGGGACCGCCCGGGGGCGCCGTTTCGCACCGCCCTCGGCGCGACCTCCTCGCGCACGTACCTGCTGCAGCGGCTTCTGCACCTCCGCGTCTCGAGGAGACGTGACCCGCACTCCCTCGAGCTCGAGGAGGCCGCGCTGGCTCTGGTCGGGGAAGTCGCGGCGGCGGCCTGCCGATGGGATGGAAGCGCGCCCCCGCTCCGGCCCCTGAGAGAACGCCACTGCGACGCCGTCCATTCGGTGCGCGCCTTGCTCGCCTTCAAGCTCGGCGAGCCGGTGTCTCTCGAGGACGTGGGCCGGGCGGTCGGCGTCTCGCCCTTCCATCTCTGCCGGGTATTCCGGGCGGTCACCGGGACGACGATCTCCCGCTACCGCCACACCCTTCGGCTGCGAGCCGCGCTCGAGCGCGTGGCCAGCCCGGATGCCGACCTGAGCGCCGTCGCCATGGACCACGGTTACTCCAGCCACAGCCACTTCACGGTCGCGTTCCGGCGGGAGTTCGGCATGACGCCGACGGAATTCCGGCGCGCGGCCGCGCGGAGCCGGCGGAACGTGGCGGGCCTTCGCGCCCCGCGAGCACGATGCTGA